CCAGGCCCACCAGACTGCTGGCATGGAGATATGCTCAATAAACCACCTTTAGTTTCGAGTTTCCCTCCCTGTGCATTCCTTTGAATTCTGTGAGTGTGGAGGGGCAACCGGGGATCCTCCAAAGAACCCCCTCAGGtggagagtcacagagaggtgCTCAGCCAGCCCTCCCCACCATCAGGGAGGTCCGTTagccagggggaggggagtggagttAGGGAGGAAACTCCAGGCAGCagggtgcggggcggggcggccgcccGTCTCGGCCACTTCTGaggttgttttctctttcataaaactTTGTTGTGGAGTGAACCGACTCAGACACTTAacattttagtttcctttcttcTAGGGCCGCCCTGTGAGCCCCTGCCGGCTCAACAAAGAACTCTGTGCGCCTGCTGCAGTTGTGTGTGTGCCatgctgggggagcagcaggataCTCAGACCCCCATCCTtgtcacaaacacacacacacacacacacacacacacacacacaccaagaccCACTACTGCCCCACTGCCAGTGAagtcccttttccttccttttgcccACCCCCGACGTTGGCAGAGACTGGCAAGGCTGAGAGAAACTGGTCTCCCCTGTGCCAAAGGCGAGTGCAAATCTTATCAGTGCTACCTCCCCCCAGGTGAGGGTGGAGTGCGGAAAAGGGCTAGATGAGAAGACAGCAGGGGCAAGGGCCTCACCCAGTGGGTGAGGACTGATGCCTCTACCCGGAAGTGCTGTGAAGTCAAGGGCGCCCCAGGGCACCCCGGGGAAGGCCAGCCCAGCTGCACCCTGGGACTGCCCCATGGCTGCCTCTTTGAATGCGACCTGCGACCTGCGCATTCTGAGTCACACAGCTCAAAGAGAACCCTGGGCTTGATTCTCCCCCGTGGTGCAGATAGCAGATCGTAACCTGAGTGACGGTGGGGGACAGGGTTGGTGCAGTGCAGGCCAGGCAGAGTGGCAATGAACCCATAAACAGAGGAAGAGCAGCGCTCAGCTCAGCGCAGCTGGCTTGCATCAGCCACCTCAGGAAACAGAGATGGAGACGCACCATagctgcctctgcccccactgcTGACAGACAAAAAAAAGATTCTGCTGAGCTGGGGGTGAAGGGAGGCCACCGCTACACCCCAGATCCAAGCCTGAGCACCTTCTGCTGGTCCTTGGCCTCAAGCCATGCACCGTTAAAAGCCTCATCCTGAGGCCTGGTCCCCAGGTCAGCCTTATCTTCTGACTTGGCCCTCTTGATGCCAAGCTGCTCCCAAGCCGCAATCAGACTACTCCCTAACTCCTGCAGCTCCTTGGGGACCCTAAAGGCCCTCAGGAGCATTTCTACTCTCCTTCCCCCTCAGCCCACACATCATTCCTTAAAAATGCCCTTTCAGGCACTAACCCCTTCAGAACAGCCTCACATGGCAAGCCTGAGTGGGTGGTGGAGTCCCagaagagatggggtggggggcgggggggtagcCCTAAAATAGATAAAGTTAATCCCAAACAACAAGATATATACTGGTGTAGAGGCAGGCACAAAGAGGTGGGAAAAGCTTGGGTTCTGGCTTCCTGGAGAGAGGGTTTCCTGGAGGAAATGACACTTGGGCCTTGAGAGAACAACCGAATacggggtgggggagaggcccaCTTCATTCTGAGGCCCACACATGGGACACTGGGAATCCTGGATTCGGCCAGGCTGACTGTTCTGTAGTGTCCCCACCCTGGTCCTCACTGCCTGTCCATCACACCTGAGGGTTGCTCCCTGCTCTCTGCAGTCTCCCCACATTGTGCTTTTCTCATTGTCTCCAAGCTTCATCTGTGTGGAGGGAAGGCCAGGTCCAGGGCACACTGGTTACCATGATCAGGCCCCTCaaaccacccccccccacacacacacacacccctggccCCGTCTCAGGCTCTCTTAGGCAGCTCACACCATCTTCACAGTCCTCCTCCCCTAGGTCTTCTGCCATCACATCTGTATCCCTGGAAGCTCCATGCTTTCAGCCCTCACCAGGCACAATGACCCCTTGGAATTCATGGAGTCAGACTTATAGTATAAGACGTAGGCTTTAAACCTGAGTTctagtagggacgcctgggtggctcagcagttgaatgtctgcctttggcccagggcgtgatcctggagtcgcgggatcgagtcccacgtcgggctgcctgcatggagcctgcttctccctctgcctctgtctctgcctctctctctctctgtgtctctctctcgtgaataaaataGATCTTatgtaaataaatcaatcaatcacaaACTTGAATTTTGGCAACATTTATGCTGCCTTCTCCATCCCTCTTGTCCCAGATTCAGCCACAGCCCCTTAATTTCCTTCAGGAactccctgcttcctcctccatCTGTCACTGTCCCAGTTGGGCAAGCTTCTGACTATCCTACTGAGAAGCCATACAATAGGGAGACTGGCGAGTTTATTTCCAGAGCCCAAGGCTCATGGCTGGGCTCCTACAGACACGGAATGTTTGCTGAATTAATAATCAAGGGAATTAACAGTCCTGCTGCTTCCCTCTTGCTACTTGAAGCTACTTTTACTCTCCTGGACACTAGTTCCCTCTTCTTACCCTGGCTTCACCTTTTCCAGGGACCTGAAAGCCTACTGAATCCAGTGTCTCCAACTCAACACCCTTGTGCTTCCTGTGTCCCACCCCTcaattgtttttgtgttttagattcctCCCATAGTGcaattctttgaatttttctttaaaatatcactttccTTCAGTCCCTCAGTGGCCACTATCCAACCCTAGGCCTACCCTCACCACTCCTAAATTAGGACACCTCCACTCAAGCCTGTAGTCCTATGCTACAACACTCAAGTACAGTGAGAGCTCCCCTGCAAAAAGCCTTcccttcaccaaaaaaaaaaaaaaaaaaaaaagagttggtatGGGTAACCTGGTTCCACTTAGCTCACCTTCTGAGTTTTACATGTGTAGGGTCCTCTACCCCTCTCCTTTGGCAATTCACTGAGGGACCACGGACATAGAGAGGCCCTCCTTCATGATGAAACTCAGAGGATTTCTGAGGGAAGCAGAACACAGAACAAAGCATGAGTAtgtggaaggcaggcaggcaggaagaaaacagatgcttttttagagtttttatttcaaaaaataaagccGCAGTTAATTTCACATAAATatctggggagggaaggggacaggGATGTGGTGGGGGCTTGGCCCCtacctcctcttctctttcacacTGTATTGTAAAAGCAAAGGGGATGGCTAAGGAGAGAACAAGCAGAAGAAGCAGTCAGTGGAAGTGTTCTTACCTCAGGTGCCCCCTCAGCCCATCACTGCCCTGGGGACCACCGTGGCCCTGGCTTACCTTGCCGAACCAGCGGGAGAGCCATATCTGCTTCATGGTCATGTGATCTGGGAGAACTTCATTGTCAAAAAGGAGCTGTACCTAGGAGGGAGATGAAGGCACGGCTTTAGGAACTCCTCTTTCATGCGGGTCAAGAGCTACCTTGATCTGCTACAAACTCTGTCCCTCCCTTTGAGCCCCCCTGGTCCCCCAAAAACCTCCCGTGGGAATACTCACATGCTGGGGATTTAGCATTAAGCGGTGACATAGGACCCTCCGGAGATGACGAACTTCGGCTCTAACAGAACATCGGACATATTTGttctggggacagggagggaagggaagtggACAAGGGTGTGTGATGGAAGGGCCACAGGGAGGTGAGTCTCCTTAGAGAggccctcccctcagcccctctcaCCTGCAGGATGCTTTTATTCTTGTCTTTGCCAGAACTGGGGGAAACAGACATAGGTTAGCGAGTCTGAtcttctcccatcccccacccggAGCTAAGGTATACTCTCTTCAAGGGAACAGATGCTCCCTCACTGCTCACTCTCTCACCAAGCCCCACCCTGGCTCTGAGTCACTGACACTGTCACTTCAGACAGCTCATGACCTGCCTCTTACCTCAGCCGCTCCAGGCACAGGCTCAGCTGCTCATCATAGCGGTAGTAGTGGGCTTTAGAGTGGTCGAAGCTGCTGAAAGGGAGGCCGAGGTTGCTCAGGGCTGGCTCTAAGAAAGAGTAGTGAGGAAAAGTGGCACAGATCCCATATTCCTTTCTCCCCAGAGAGCAAAAGTGGGCAAAAGGAATGCTCGAGGGGCTTTACCTTACCCTCCTGCTGCCAAGGGACATACCTTCCCCACTGGGTTGGGTGACCCGGTCCAAGCCTCGGGACTGGTAGAATTCTCGAATCCGTTTCTCTTCACCTAGAAGGGAACGGAGTGGGAAATGAAGTATTAGCCCTCCCTCATACTTGGCCCTGGTGACTGTCAACCTCTTTACCTACGCGATTCCCACCAAAGCCCTTGTCACCTCAGGTTGCCACCCAGCATCAGTCCTCTAGAGGCCCCTCAGAGTTGGGTTGGTCACTCACTGTCTTGTAAGCCAGGCACTAGCTTGTACACGATATCCTGCATGACCCGGTCTAGTTTGAGGTTGAGCAGTGGCTGTGTCTCGTGGATCTTGATGTTGCACATGGGGCAGTACTTACTGGTTTGGAGGTACTTCACAATACAACTCTTGCAgactgcagggaaaaaaaaaaaaaaaaaaaaaaagcagactctcaGGCCCTCTGGGAATCAGGTTCATGGGCtgagtggggtgcctggatggttggAGCAGGCAGCCAACAGTCTGGCAACCAGGTTGGTGAGGACTAGGGCCTGGAAGAACCAGCCAGGGTCCAGGGCACTCACAAGTATGAAGACACTCTGTGATGGTGGTAGCATCCACGAAGTAGCCAGCGCACAGGCAGCAGACGATGTGCTCATTCAGGTCTTTGATCTTTACTCGGACCTCCTCCTGCGGACCCACTCTCCGTCACCGATTACCCCCTCCAATCCCAAATCATACGCCTTCCCAGCTGGGGAGATGCCTTTCATCACACCCCACGGCCAAGCCTCGCACCCAGCGCGATCCACAGGGGATCTGCTCCCGGGAGCTGGAACTTCCCCTCCGCCCAGCAGGGGGCTCCGCACACAGCTGGGGCTCCCTTCTCATGGACTACCCAGACCTTCCTTTCCCAGGGGAGACTACACGACGTGGGCGGCACAATGCGCAAGCGTCCTAGCTCGGAGTTTGGCAACCCGACCGCAATCGCGCAGGCGCGCTGGGCACCCTGTCTCTGCGCAGGCGCACTGGGCGGCGGGCCAGCCACCGCCCGTCCTCTCTCCGGCCCCAGTTCGCACCGCTAGCCGACCACAGCAGTAACCCTGCCGCCCCTGCACCTCGTTCCGTAGTGGGTCCATCTTGTACACTGACTGGAGCTGGTTCCGAAGCCTCATCGCGATCGCAATCTGGCCCCCCTGAGGAGACGCCATCTTAAAGGCTGATCCCGGCCTGCCACTTCCGGTGCCGCCTGCGGGGCGGGACTTGTCGCCCAGTAACGAGGGCTTAGGTCTTTTCGGATTCGCTGACCCTTTGTCAGGCCCCGCCCACGTCCCTTTCTCCCCGTGTGCTCACCTGAGTCCCactggcccctccccctcctcaatCCGTAATTAGGGAGGGGGGGTTGCGGAGAGAGTGTCCTATCTCCTTGACGTCTAGTAGTAATCATCACAATAGACCCTACCCTACCGCAGGACTAACTTTTGGCGCCTGCGAAAGACGGCCCCCTTCTACCCCGAAGGGCCCAGCGGTCTCCGCCCGCTGCGACTCTGGGTCGTCGATCTCCTGTGACCACGACCCCGCTGAAGAAGCCCCTCCCGGGTCCTTTCCTCGCAATGTCGCCCTCGTCGGCTGACGCGTTCGCGATACGGAGCTTCATCCAGATGGCAGGCCGCCTCCCGGCTCCGCGGCGGGAGTTTCTCGGGGCTTTGCGGAGTCTCGGAGAGggtggcggggagggagggacccCCAGGGACTTGGTAGTGATCTTATTCGGCCccccctcccatcctcccctGCCGCcggggcttggggggggggggcagacccTAGTTAATGATGATGATTCAATCATCGGCGCCTGCGGAGGCCTGGGACAGACTAATGCAGAGCAGATGccgaaggaggaggggaggaggactgAGACACTACCGCACAGAGCCACGCCGAAGCAGCCAGTGCCTGCAGTAGCATAGGCCCTCCCCGTACGGGAGAAGGTCTCAGGAGCTCTAGACCTTGTACACCGCTATCCCTAGGTACTTCCAGTGCGATTAAAAACCAAGGATAAGTTTACTGTCAAGTATTAACATCAAGTACAGTTGGAGACTCGAAGGACAGATCCCAACGGAGACCACCAAAGGCTTTCTGGACGAAGTGGGACTTTGTGTGGGCACAATTTAGAGAATGGAAGGTGGGATGGGTGGATAAGAAGAGTGGTGGACATAGAAACgaaaggcagggatccctgggtggcgcagcggtttggcgcctgcctttggccccgggcgcgattctggagacccgggatcgaatcccacgtcggggtccctgcgtggaacctgcttctccctctgcctgtgtctctgcctctgtgtgtgtgtgtgtgtgtgtgtgtgtgtgtgtgtgactatcatgaataaataaataaaatcttaaagaaaaaagaaaggcggAGTGGAGGGGAATGACCGGACAGAGGAACAGGAAAAGGGCCAAGGTGTGGATTTGAGAGTAGTGATAAAAGCAGGGCCTAATGGAGCTGGGACTCTAGCCTGAGGGCAATCGGGAGCTACCTGACTTCTTTGAAGGGAGAAAGTTACcctatgaaagaaatattttttgctcATTTATCTTTGAGTTGTCGAGGGGATAAGCAGCAAGAAGTTATGAggttagtgatttttttaatcaacCCCTTCTCACTACAGCCACTGCTTACCATCCTGGTCCAAGATACCATCATCTGTCCTCTGGATGATTGATTGCAGTGGCTTCTTGTCTGCTTTCCTTGCTTCCACGTTTCCATATGaataaaaaaaggatataagGAAAGTTTTTTGAGTTGATGGATGTgtttattatcttgattgtgatggCTTCATGCGTGTACACATACACTTTTATATACTCCAATTACGTACAGTTTATTGTATGTTTTACCCTAAGAAGCATAAAATTTTAAGATCAGGCATCTTTTCCTTAACCTTCCAGTAGCTTCCCTTTTCAGAATAAAAGCCCAAATCCTTACAATATTTCAAGGTTTTGTGTGGTTCTCCAAATCACTTAGTCTTTCCAGCCATGCTGGACCCCATACCATTGGTTACGGTAGAACACCAAGATGTACTTGCATTATCACCAACTTGAAATGCTCAGATATCCAAATGGCTCCTTTCTTCCTCCAGGTCTTTACTCTGTGAGGCCTTCTGaggtcacctttttttttttccttcatagcatttattattatttaatatatattgtctTGTGTTTTACCtgtctcccccactagaatataagctttctatagcaaggattttttttttttctattgtgtcTGCAGCTCTATCTCCAGTGCCTGGTGCATGGTAGATGTTCAATCAAAATTTTCTggatgaacaaacaaatgaatgtaGGTGGTAGTGTTGGCCTAGATTGGGTGTTATcagtggaaatggaaagaaagggcTGCATATGAAACATTTCAAAGAAGGAGGGAATGAACGAGGAGCTTGGGAGCTTGGGAGAGGAGCATGCCCTCCAACCTGTTGGACTTTAAGGTAACTGCAGCAAAGGTGGGTGGAGCTGGCCAGAAGGTTAGGACAGAGAGTCTGGAACACAAGTGTCAGAGCCAAGGATGGAGGTCTCAGAGTTTTCTGAGTGGATATAATAGACTATTAGAACGGCTAAAACCTTGAACAGAGAGGGAAAGCTAAAGTCAGGGCACTGAGAATGCTCAGTCTCCAGTGGAAAAAGCAAAGTCAGTAGAGAAAAAATGTAACCATTGACTATGAAAGAAACCAACAGGGATAGTTCAAGAAATAGTTGGTGATTAACAAAGCAAAACATGTCATAGAAGTCTTCAATAATGGACACTGGAGCTCTTTGAAAAAGAGTATAGTGAAGCCAAGTTGTAGTGggttaaaagaataaatgatgagggacgcctggctggctcagttggtagagcctgctactcttaatcttggggttgtgagtttgagccccacactgggtgtagatattactttaaaaaaatattttatttatttattcacgagggacacagagagaggtagagacacaggcagagggagaagcaggctccatgcagggagcccgaccatgggactcaatcccgggactccagaatcacgccctgggctaaaggcaggcgctaaactgctgagccacccagggatccccgatattacttttttttttttaaaaagattttatttattcatgagagacacacacacagagaggcagagacataggcagagagaaaagcaggatccatgcagggagcccaatgtgggacttgatcccgggactccaggattactccctgggctg
This is a stretch of genomic DNA from Canis lupus baileyi chromosome 12, mCanLup2.hap1, whole genome shotgun sequence. It encodes these proteins:
- the PCGF1 gene encoding polycomb group RING finger protein 1 isoform X3, encoding MASPQGGQIAIAMRLRNQLQSVYKMDPLRNEEEVRVKIKDLNEHIVCCLCAGYFVDATTITECLHTFCKSCIVKYLQTSKYCPMCNIKIHETQPLLNLKLDRVMQDIVYKLVPGLQDSEEKRIREFYQSRGLDRVTQPSGEEPALSNLGLPFSSFDHSKAHYYRYDEQLSLCLERLSSGKDKNKSILQNKYVRCSVRAEVRHLRRVLCHRLMLNPQHVQLLFDNEVLPDHMTMKQIWLSRWFGKKSSEFHHEGGPLYVRGPSVNCQRRGVEDPTHVKLRRLHLPQRTGTEAHYMNGGRCRDLPRTSGAVQEESSQDVHRSRSAARYSRLFRDSPSLPTLP
- the PCGF1 gene encoding polycomb group RING finger protein 1 isoform X1, which produces MASPQGGQIAIAMRLRNQLQSVYKMDPLRNEEEVRVKIKDLNEHIVCCLCAGYFVDATTITECLHTFCKSCIVKYLQTSKYCPMCNIKIHETQPLLNLKLDRVMQDIVYKLVPGLQDSEEKRIREFYQSRGLDRVTQPSGEEPALSNLGLPFSSFDHSKAHYYRYDEQLSLCLERLSSGKDKNKSILQNKYVRCSVRAEVRHLRRVLCHRLMLNPQHVQLLFDNEVLPDHMTMKQIWLSRWFGKKSSEFHHEGGPLYVRGPSVNCQRRGVEDPTHVKLRRLHLPQRTGTEAHYMNGGRCRDLPRASEPCGPVWVQRAGGVHSPAFASTSQPHYPGVADALPGQVLPSLEFPQPPRAALITSSRRDLFKSVPQGWGGDAGARSGD
- the PCGF1 gene encoding polycomb group RING finger protein 1 isoform X2; protein product: MASPQGGQIAIAMRLRNQLQSVYKMDPLRNEEEVRVKIKDLNEHIVCCLCAGYFVDATTITECLHTFCKSCIVKYLQTSKYCPMCNIKIHETQPLLNLKLDRVMQDIVYKLVPGLQDSEEKRIREFYQSRGLDRVTQPSGEEPALSNLGLPFSSFDHSKAHYYRYDEQLSLCLERLSSGKDKNKSILQNKYVRCSVRAEVRHLRRVLCHRLMLNPQHVQLLFDNEVLPDHMTMKQIWLSRWFGKKSSEFHHEGGPLYVRGPSVNCQRRGVEDPTHVKLRRLHLPQRTGTEAHYMNGGRCRDLPRLENPYLNDRSLTRRQRWTVTVEAGLPWQRCSPGRSANLLCPLS
- the PCGF1 gene encoding polycomb group RING finger protein 1 isoform X4; protein product: MASPQGGQIAIAMRLRNQLQSVYKMDPLRNEEEVRVKIKDLNEHIVCCLCAGYFVDATTITECLHTFCKSCIVKYLQTSKYCPMCNIKIHETQPLLNLKLDRVMQDIVYKLVPGLQDSEEKRIREFYQSRGLDRVTQPSGEEPALSNLGLPFSSFDHSKAHYYRYDEQLSLCLERLSSGKDKNKSILQNKYVRCSVRAEVRHLRRVLCHRLMLNPQHVQLLFDNEVLPDHMTMKQIWLSRWFGKKSSEFHHEGGPLYVRGPSVNCQRRGVEDPTHVKLRRSLWPRCLPSPGL
- the PCGF1 gene encoding polycomb group RING finger protein 1 isoform X5 → MASPQGGQIAIAMRLRNQLQSVYKMDPLRNEEEVRVKIKDLNEHIVCCLCAGYFVDATTITECLHTFCKSCIVKYLQTSKYCPMCNIKIHETQPLLNLKLDRVMQDIVYKLVPGLQDSEEKRIREFYQSRGLDRVTQPSGEEPALSNLGLPFSSFDHSKAHYYRYDEQLSLCLERLSSGKDKNKSILQNKYVRCSVRAEVRHLRRVLCHRLMLNPQHVQLLFDNEVLPDHMTMKQIWLSRWFGKPSPLLLQYSVKEKRRNPLSFIMKEGLSMSVVPQ
- the PCGF1 gene encoding polycomb group RING finger protein 1 isoform X6; protein product: MASPQGGQIAIAMRLRNQLQSVYKMDPLRNEEEVRVKIKDLNEHIVCCLCAGYFVDATTITECLHTFCKSCIVKYLQTSKYCPMCNIKIHETQPLLNLKLDRVMQDIVYKLVPGLQDSEEKRIREFYQSRGLDRVTQPSGEEPALSNLGLPFSSFDHSKAHYYRYDEQLSLCLERLSSGKDKNKSILQNKYVRCSVRAEVRHLRRVLCHRLMLNPQHVQLLFDNEVLPDHMTMKQIWLSRWFGKPSPLLLQYSVKEKRR